The Actinomyces sp. oral taxon 414 genome has a segment encoding these proteins:
- a CDS encoding ABC transporter substrate-binding protein, translated as MAPAPHPSRRSFLLGAASFAALIPLASCSGGSGGPTKDTTADKGLPVQGTTLTYDPNTLVNNGEPITLEWWLWDGEEQFTAFADAYRKIHPNVEIKVVNQPWDDYWTKLPLALQGDKGPAIFNIHNSHHENILPYCAAYDIDLDAACTDFVGVNGHVIDGRVYYLDYGLMTGLIYYNKAMWSAAGLTEADIPKTWEEFRAVAKKLTIGEGGSLSQAGFNFNTSAYVLLLGKHYQSGTNLFDKEGKKVQLDTDVVKADLAFLTDLYGVDKVGSPDFGSDSDEAFGQGLSAMTYNWGHYYGTLKDKYPSIDFGTFQTPVGAAGAAPYAYDRCNGESTPGINKNAPAGAQEAAQDFLKFFLTSDELLKNLCLRYSLFPASASLADNDEIAAHPVMKALGSIDRYIWPGPMPATVEDNAKTAVADVLYNGAAAPTALSAAQSAIDADLAKTSFVSVEGDYAHADEAK; from the coding sequence ATGGCACCCGCCCCGCACCCCTCCCGCCGCTCGTTCCTCCTCGGCGCCGCGTCCTTCGCCGCCCTGATCCCGCTCGCCTCCTGCTCGGGCGGCTCGGGCGGCCCCACCAAGGACACGACGGCGGACAAGGGCCTGCCCGTCCAGGGGACCACCCTGACCTACGACCCCAACACCCTGGTCAACAACGGCGAGCCCATCACCCTGGAGTGGTGGCTGTGGGACGGCGAGGAGCAGTTCACCGCCTTCGCCGACGCCTACCGGAAGATCCACCCCAACGTCGAGATCAAGGTCGTCAACCAGCCCTGGGACGACTACTGGACCAAGCTGCCCCTCGCCCTCCAGGGGGACAAGGGCCCCGCGATCTTCAACATCCACAACTCCCACCACGAGAACATCCTGCCGTACTGCGCCGCCTACGACATCGACCTGGACGCGGCCTGCACGGACTTCGTCGGCGTGAACGGGCACGTCATCGACGGCCGGGTGTACTACCTGGACTACGGCCTCATGACGGGGCTCATCTACTACAACAAGGCCATGTGGTCCGCCGCGGGGCTGACGGAGGCGGACATCCCCAAGACCTGGGAGGAGTTCCGCGCGGTGGCCAAGAAGCTGACCATCGGCGAGGGCGGCTCGCTGAGCCAGGCCGGCTTCAACTTCAACACCTCCGCCTACGTGCTCCTGCTCGGCAAGCACTACCAGTCGGGCACCAACCTGTTCGACAAGGAGGGCAAGAAGGTCCAGCTCGACACCGACGTCGTCAAGGCCGACCTCGCCTTCCTCACCGACCTGTACGGCGTCGACAAAGTCGGCTCGCCCGACTTCGGCAGCGACTCCGACGAGGCCTTCGGCCAGGGGCTGTCCGCCATGACCTACAACTGGGGCCACTACTACGGCACCCTGAAGGACAAGTACCCCTCCATCGACTTCGGCACCTTCCAGACGCCGGTCGGCGCCGCGGGCGCCGCGCCCTACGCCTACGACCGCTGCAACGGCGAGTCCACCCCGGGCATCAACAAGAACGCCCCGGCCGGAGCCCAGGAGGCCGCCCAGGACTTCCTGAAGTTCTTCCTCACCAGCGACGAGCTGCTCAAGAACCTGTGCCTGCGCTACAGCCTGTTCCCCGCGTCGGCCTCCCTGGCGGACAACGACGAGATCGCCGCCCACCCCGTCATGAAGGCGCTGGGCTCGATCGACCGCTACATCTGGCCGGGCCCCATGCCCGCCACCGTGGAGGACAACGCGAAGACCGCCGTCGCCGACGTCCTGTACAACGGCGCCGCGGCGCCCACGGCGCTCTCCGCGGCGCAGTCCGCGATCGACGCCGACCTGGCCAAGACCTCCTTCGTGTCGGTGGAGGGCGACTACGCCCACGCCGACGAGGCCAAGTAG
- a CDS encoding carbohydrate ABC transporter permease, which yields MSTTTIPTGGGDPATRPRTPAAGGAPAAGRRRAYAGERSLRNGVVALIVIFNAVLLVYPIVQALLGSFHQWNPLNGTYRWVGLENYSDLAADPTFWTSLVNTAYFSVVVIALRVVLGLALAYAIWSRVTRHKTFFRAVFYMPTVTPMVAIAYVWKLMYNPQIGVFHSLLGIDLNWLHNSRWALPAVMAMTVWKDFGYAVILFLSALHSLPEDALEAASVDGASAWQRFRYVINPLLRPMTVFVVITSLISYVQAYVQILIMTEGGPGKSTYLISYIIFDEAFQKYDFGYASAIAFVLLVITAALTALSFSVSYRRSGGAR from the coding sequence ATGAGCACCACCACCATCCCCACCGGGGGCGGAGACCCCGCCACCAGACCCAGAACCCCCGCCGCGGGCGGAGCCCCCGCCGCCGGCCGCAGGCGCGCGTACGCCGGCGAGCGATCGCTGCGCAACGGCGTCGTGGCGCTGATCGTCATCTTCAACGCCGTCCTGCTCGTCTACCCGATCGTCCAGGCCCTCCTGGGCTCCTTCCACCAGTGGAACCCCCTCAACGGCACCTACCGGTGGGTCGGCCTGGAGAACTACTCCGACCTCGCGGCGGACCCGACGTTCTGGACGTCCCTGGTCAACACGGCCTACTTCTCGGTCGTCGTCATCGCGCTGCGGGTCGTCCTCGGCCTGGCGCTGGCCTACGCGATCTGGTCCCGGGTCACGCGGCACAAGACCTTCTTCCGCGCCGTCTTCTACATGCCGACCGTCACCCCCATGGTGGCCATCGCCTACGTGTGGAAGCTCATGTACAACCCGCAGATCGGCGTCTTCCACAGCCTCCTGGGGATCGACCTCAACTGGCTGCACAACTCCCGCTGGGCCCTGCCCGCCGTCATGGCCATGACCGTCTGGAAGGACTTCGGCTACGCCGTCATCCTCTTCCTGTCGGCCCTGCACTCCCTGCCCGAGGACGCCCTGGAGGCGGCGAGCGTGGACGGGGCGTCGGCGTGGCAGAGGTTCCGCTACGTCATCAACCCGCTGCTGCGGCCCATGACGGTCTTCGTCGTCATCACCTCCCTCATCAGCTACGTGCAGGCCTACGTCCAGATCCTCATTATGACCGAGGGCGGGCCCGGCAAGTCCACCTACCTCATCTCCTACATCATCTTCGACGAGGCCTTCCAGAAGTACGACTTCGGCTACGCCTCGGCGATCGCCTTCGTGCTCCTGGTCATCACCGCGGCCCTCACCGCGCTGTCCTTCTCCGTGTCCTACCGCCGCAGCGGGGGTGCACGATGA
- a CDS encoding carbohydrate ABC transporter permease, producing MSRRIQTIVLEGVLAVLGITTVFPFVWMLFSAFKPNREIVSLRQSLLPQEWTLENFTGLQDKFDFLRFFLNSLGVALVITAVTIYTSCLCGYVLAKYRFRGRNAIFGFILGTMMIPWAVTIIPRYSMFASWGLRDHYIALILPAALSGFGIFMFRQSMSDIPDAILEAARIDGAGEIYIFHRIVLPMSRNPISALAIFQFLWSWEDYLWPYLMMDSEDKQVLAVGLTTFNGRYGTDYGGLFAATTISVIPVLVVYLIFQKRFIAGAAAAAVKG from the coding sequence ATGAGCCGGCGCATTCAGACCATCGTCCTGGAGGGCGTCCTGGCGGTGCTGGGGATCACCACGGTGTTCCCCTTCGTGTGGATGCTCTTCTCGGCCTTCAAGCCCAACCGGGAGATCGTCAGCCTCCGCCAGTCCCTCCTCCCGCAGGAGTGGACCCTGGAGAACTTCACCGGATTGCAGGACAAGTTCGACTTCCTCCGCTTCTTCCTCAACAGCCTCGGGGTCGCCCTGGTCATCACCGCGGTGACCATCTACACCAGCTGCCTGTGCGGCTACGTCCTGGCCAAGTACCGCTTCCGGGGGCGCAACGCCATCTTCGGCTTCATCCTGGGCACCATGATGATCCCCTGGGCCGTGACCATCATCCCGCGCTACAGCATGTTCGCGTCCTGGGGGCTGCGCGACCACTACATCGCGCTGATCCTGCCCGCCGCCCTGTCCGGGTTCGGCATCTTCATGTTCCGCCAGTCGATGAGCGACATCCCCGACGCCATCCTCGAGGCGGCCCGCATCGACGGCGCCGGCGAGATCTACATCTTCCACCGCATCGTGCTGCCCATGAGCCGCAACCCCATCTCGGCCCTGGCCATCTTCCAGTTCCTGTGGTCCTGGGAGGACTACCTGTGGCCCTACCTCATGATGGACAGCGAGGACAAGCAGGTCCTGGCCGTGGGGCTGACCACCTTCAACGGCCGCTACGGGACCGACTACGGTGGTCTTTTCGCCGCCACGACGATCTCCGTCATCCCGGTCCTCGTCGTCTACCTCATCTTCCAGAAGCGCTTCATCGCAGGCGCCGCCGCCGCCGCAGTCAAGGGCTGA